A stretch of DNA from Fibrobacter sp.:
TTGTGAAGTTATTCAAGGTAAAGGCGGATTTCGATGAATCGCTTGAGAGATCCGGAACCATGGTCCGTCAGTTCGTCTCATTCATTGCCCGTGTCTGCCGTGATGAGAATCTTCACCACTGCAGTGCCGAGGCTGTAGCCAGAATAATAGATCATGCATCCCGTTCGGCAGAGCATAAAGAGAAGCTGAGTGCGGAGCTGGTAAAGACCGCCGATATTCTCAGGGAGGCTGATTACTGGGCAACAAAGGAGAAGAGTGGATTTATAGAGGGCAGGCATGTAAAGTTGGCTTATAAGCAGAGATGTTACCGCTGCAATATAGTGGAGGAGAAGATTCAGGAGCTTATAGAGGAGAACACTATTATTATTGACTCTTCCGGAAAGGAGACAGGGCAGGTAAACGGTGTCTCTGTAATCGACATGGGAGATTATATCTTCGGTAAACCATCGAGAATCACTGCCAAGACCTATGTCGGGCCGGGTAATATCATAAACATAGAGCGGGAAGCGGAGATGAGCGGGAGGATTCACTCCAAGGGGGTGCTTATTCTCAGCGGGTATCTGGGTCAGACCTATGCCCAGGACAAGCCCCTTGCCATGTCGGCGAGCATCTGTTTTGAGCAGCATTACGAGGAGATCGAGGGTGACAGCGCATCGAGTGCAGAACTCTACTGTCTTCTCTCGAGTCTCTCCGGTCTTCCCCTTCGTCAGGACCTGGCTGTAACCGGTTCTGTTGATCAGGGTGGGAGAATTCAGCCAGTGGGGGGAATAAACCAGAAACTCGAGGGTTTTTTCCGTACCTGCAGGATAAAAGGTCTCACAGGTACGCAGGGTGTAATTATTCCTCACTCGAACATAAGGCATCTGATGCTTGACGATGAGGTAGTGAAGGCGGTGGGTGAGGGGATTTTCCATATCTATCCTGTAAAGACTATAGATGAAGGGTTGAGGATATTAACCGGTGTGGAGCCCGGGATCAGGAGGGCAAACGGGGAGTTTCCCAGGGGTACTGTACATTTTCTGGTAAATCAGAAGTTGCGCAAGTTTGCATCTGTAGCGGCTACTTTTGAGCGTGAGGGGAAAGAGTTTTCTGAATGACAAGTGTAATTTCACGGGATATTTTCCGGATAAGGGTCGCCGGGTCAGAGATTCGTGTATGCGGCTGCTGGGTTGTTTTCTCTATACTTCTCTCCTTTGTCCTCTCCTCAATGGTTTTCCCCTACTACTACAAAGGTCTTCACCGGGACTTTTACTTCTGGCTGGGAATTTCAGGAAGTGTTGGCTTTTTTCTTTCGGTTCTGATACATGAGCTTTTTCATATTCTGGGGGCCAATTCTCTTTTTCTTCCTGTAAGAACCCTTAAGCTTCATCTGCTGGGGGGAATAAATCTCTGGGAGCAGAAAAAGTTCTCTGTTCCGGGGGAGATTTTTGTCGCTTTCTGCGGACCAGCGGGCAGTTTCGCCATGGCCTTTGTTTTCCATCAGATTCTAATATTGGGAAAAGATGTATCATTTCCGGCAGAGTTGATGGGGTTGGTTGATTTTCTCAGGGTGGCAAATCTTTTCCTGGGAATCTTTCATCTTCTTCCAGCTTATCCTCTGGATGGGGGAAGGATAGTGCGTGCGATTATCTTCAGGATGACAAGGAATCTCTCTGTTATCACCCCTGTTTTGTGTTCTCTGGGAGCGGTCTTTGGTTTGCTACTCATTTCTGGGGGAGTAATGCTTTTCAGTACCGGAGTTCCGGTTGGAGGAATCTGGTGGATGGTTTCCGGGTTTTTCCTGAAGGAGGCATCAGGACTCTCCTCTCAGAAATACGTGACCAGAAAGGCGCTGGAGGGGCAGAGGGTGAGCCGCTTTATGACTCCCTGTCCGGTAAGTATTGCGTGGTATAAAAGCCTTGCCGGATTTGAGAGGGAATACCTGTATAAATATCATTACAGGATTTTTCCGGTTGTGGATGGCAGCAACCGCTTGATGGGGGAGTTGGATTCCCGTGATGTGATGGGGGTTACACAGAGGGAGCGGCGCAGCCTTGCGGCAAAAGACCTGATGCGTCCAGTGGGAAAAGAGAACTCAGTCAGGGAAGACAGCGACATAGTGAAGCTGCTTTCTCTTATGGAAAGTAATGGAAGAAGCAGGATGATGGTTACAGATAGACAGGGGAGGTTAGCCGGGGTAATAGTGCTGAAGGATATTCTGCGGTTTTTCCTGGTAAGACTGTAATTAAAGTTGAATGATAGCACAGGAAACTGTGTTCATATATATGGAAACGAGTAAACTATTTAAACGATTAATAAGATGTTCAACAGGAAAAACCAGGTGGAAAAAGTGTTTCAGGGGACAAGTATTTCTCCCGGAATGGCATCGGGGCGGGCTTTTATCTACACCGATATTCTGCTTCGTGATCATGGTCTCTACACTATAAGGCCTTCCGATTTTCGTGATGAGTACAGAAGAATCGAACAGGCCATAACCGATGTGCGCAGGGAACTGGCATTTTCAGCAGAGAGGGTGCAGAAGGAGCTAAATGCTCAGATTGCCGGGATTTTCCTCTCCCAGGGTGAAATCCTGAAAGATCCGGAGTTGATAAAGGAGATAAGGCTGGAACTGGAGAGCAGCCTTGTCAACGCTGAGCAGATTGTCAAGCGCGTTTTCCGTAAATGGGAGCTGCGCTTCCGTCAGGTGCAGGATGAGCGGATAAGTTATCGGGCTGATGATATTGTGGATCTCAGCCGCAGGATGATACTGGCGCTTACCGGAATTCATGCTCACATGCTGGAGAAACTGCCCCGCAACAGTATCATTGTCGCAAAGCGTCTCTTGCCATCCGATACTGTGTTTCTGTCAAGAAAGTTTGCCAGGGGTGTTGTCACAGAGTATGGCGGCCCTGCATCACACACCGCTCTTCTCACCCGTGAACTGGGTATACCATCTGTAGGCAGAATCGCAAATATCCTCAACCTGATTCATCAGAATGATACTCTCCTTGTAAACGGTGACAGCGGCAGTCTGGTGGTAAACCCCTCTTCTGCGGCAAGAAAGGTTTTTGCGAGGGCGGTACAGAGAGAGTCCGTTCAATCGATACGGGCCCGCAGGGAGTCTCTTGGTCCGGCAATTTACCGGGATGGGAGGCAGATAGGAGTGATGGCTAATGTGAGCTGCAGGGAGGATGTGGAGATGGCGGTGCGAAACGGGGCTGATGGGGTAGGGCTGTTCCGGATAGAGAATATTTATCTTACCCGTAAATTACCACCTACTGCCGATGAGTTGACAAGAGAAATGGAGGATGCTCTTGAGCCGGTATCTTCAAAACCAATCACAATAAGGCTGCTTGATATCGGTGGTGACAAGAGGTTGACATATTTAAATGGTACATCGTGTGATGATTCTTTTCTGGGCCGCAGGGGGATACGTTTTCTTCTTGAATACCCGGAGCTGCTTTACACCCAGTTTAATGCTATTCTGAGACTTTCAAACCGTTTTGATTTAAGAATCCTCGTTCCCATGGTCACTTTTGCCCAGGAGATGCAGCTTGTAAGGGAGATGCTCAGTGATCTGATGCAGGTGTCAAAGGGAAGGAGGGAGATTCCTCTGGGAGCGATGATCGAGACTCCGGCCTCTGCTCTCTGTATCGAGGAGTTTTTACCATTTGTTGATTTTTTCAGTATCGGTACAAACGACCTGACCCAGTACACGATGGCTGCAGGGAGAGAAAACCCCTATGTGGGCAATTACTTCGTCGATGATCATCCTGCAATTTTCAAACTGATAGAGATGGTTTGCGGCAATGCTTATGGCAAGCCGGTATCTCTCTGTGGTGAACTGGCATCGAACAGGGGTGCCCTTGAGAGAGTACTGGAATCAGATGTGGAGTCAATCAGTGTTGCTCCCATGTTTATTCCCGGTATAAAGCAGGAAATACGGAAGCAATCACGTGCATTGCCGGATCATCTGATATCGGTGAGTTCACTTACCAGCAGTGGCTTTTGATGCAGGTATCGTGAGGATTTCCGTTTGGCATCGATATCCTCAAACGCGGAGATGGCCTCTGAGAGACTCAGTCCGGTGGCTTTACAGATGCTTTGAGGAGGGAGCCCTGAGATTTTCGCAAAGAGGCACAGATCCATTTTCTGGTATGGCAAGGAGAAGAAGAATTCCTCCTGGGACTGCTCCATGGGATAGGTATCTGTGGTGGGGAGGCGGTCCTGGATCTCCTGAGGGATTGAGAGCGCTTTTGCCAGTGCATAAACCTGAGTTTTATAGAGGTGAGCTATTGGTTTTAAATCCGCTGCACCATCACCGGATTTCACGAAAAATCCCTGATCGAACTCCAGCCTGTTGGGGCTTCCTGCCACAGCGTAATTGTATCGGTCGGCATAGTAGTATTCCATCATCTTGCGTACACGCTGCTTGAAGTTGGTGGCAGCCACGAGGCTGAGGTATGATTCGTGGGACATTCTCTGTTTGTAAACTTTACCTGATGAGTCCTGGACTACAAGTGAGAAGATGCGGTATTTCTGATTATTGCCGGCAGGCAGGATAATTTTAAAGGGATTTCCGGGCTTGTACTGAGAGATAGTCGCTTGAATGGCCTCATCCTGACGTTTATAGCATCCGGTGGCTTCGAGAATAGAGGTGATGTCGTGCTGTATGTATCGGATGCCAAGATGGGAGGCAAGGAGTATTGCCAGCCTTGAGGAGTCGCCGGAGGAGTGTTGTTCAGGCATAAGCAGGCCGATTACTCTCTGCGGCCCCAGGGCCTTGACGCATAGTGCGGCAGTGACACTGCTGTCGATACCGCCGGAGAGAGCGATAATTGTGCCTCGTCTCTTGAGGTTAACTGCGAGGCTGTTGCGGATAAAAGAGCTGATTCGCTCTATCTCCGCCTGTTCATCGATGGCAAGGTCCTGAAGGGAGATATCCCTCAGAGGGTCATTCGATGTTAAACCGCGCATCAGGATCCCTTTCGTTGATTTTACGAGTAATAAATGATGCGATATTGTTTACCGAATCGAGATTTTCAGGTATCAGGTCCTCGTCTTTGACTTTGATACCGAACTGCTGCTGGATAAAACTGATCATCTCAAGCACCCCTGTGGAGTCGATAATCCCCTTTTCTACCAGGGAGTCATCAT
This window harbors:
- a CDS encoding CBS domain-containing protein, which encodes MTSVISRDIFRIRVAGSEIRVCGCWVVFSILLSFVLSSMVFPYYYKGLHRDFYFWLGISGSVGFFLSVLIHELFHILGANSLFLPVRTLKLHLLGGINLWEQKKFSVPGEIFVAFCGPAGSFAMAFVFHQILILGKDVSFPAELMGLVDFLRVANLFLGIFHLLPAYPLDGGRIVRAIIFRMTRNLSVITPVLCSLGAVFGLLLISGGVMLFSTGVPVGGIWWMVSGFFLKEASGLSSQKYVTRKALEGQRVSRFMTPCPVSIAWYKSLAGFEREYLYKYHYRIFPVVDGSNRLMGELDSRDVMGVTQRERRSLAAKDLMRPVGKENSVREDSDIVKLLSLMESNGRSRMMVTDRQGRLAGVIVLKDILRFFLVRL
- the ptsP gene encoding phosphoenolpyruvate--protein phosphotransferase, with protein sequence MEKVFQGTSISPGMASGRAFIYTDILLRDHGLYTIRPSDFRDEYRRIEQAITDVRRELAFSAERVQKELNAQIAGIFLSQGEILKDPELIKEIRLELESSLVNAEQIVKRVFRKWELRFRQVQDERISYRADDIVDLSRRMILALTGIHAHMLEKLPRNSIIVAKRLLPSDTVFLSRKFARGVVTEYGGPASHTALLTRELGIPSVGRIANILNLIHQNDTLLVNGDSGSLVVNPSSAARKVFARAVQRESVQSIRARRESLGPAIYRDGRQIGVMANVSCREDVEMAVRNGADGVGLFRIENIYLTRKLPPTADELTREMEDALEPVSSKPITIRLLDIGGDKRLTYLNGTSCDDSFLGRRGIRFLLEYPELLYTQFNAILRLSNRFDLRILVPMVTFAQEMQLVREMLSDLMQVSKGRREIPLGAMIETPASALCIEEFLPFVDFFSIGTNDLTQYTMAAGRENPYVGNYFVDDHPAIFKLIEMVCGNAYGKPVSLCGELASNRGALERVLESDVESISVAPMFIPGIKQEIRKQSRALPDHLISVSSLTSSGF
- the nadE gene encoding NAD(+) synthase, coding for MRGLTSNDPLRDISLQDLAIDEQAEIERISSFIRNSLAVNLKRRGTIIALSGGIDSSVTAALCVKALGPQRVIGLLMPEQHSSGDSSRLAILLASHLGIRYIQHDITSILEATGCYKRQDEAIQATISQYKPGNPFKIILPAGNNQKYRIFSLVVQDSSGKVYKQRMSHESYLSLVAATNFKQRVRKMMEYYYADRYNYAVAGSPNRLEFDQGFFVKSGDGAADLKPIAHLYKTQVYALAKALSIPQEIQDRLPTTDTYPMEQSQEEFFFSLPYQKMDLCLFAKISGLPPQSICKATGLSLSEAISAFEDIDAKRKSSRYLHQKPLLVSELTDIR
- a CDS encoding acyl carrier protein; this encodes MSANDSNLHQSINEFVNKNFLMNSGAVEFTNDDSLVEKGIIDSTGVLEMISFIQQQFGIKVKDEDLIPENLDSVNNIASFITRKINERDPDARFNIE